In the genome of Halofilum ochraceum, one region contains:
- a CDS encoding M48 family metallopeptidase, translating to MTAPDGNPRPREGINSTETSGLGEFAILVCGLGCAAVALTAILTLSVGWLAPWIPFSWETAVAGDVDPAGETEHPRAEAALQELSEELARHAELPAGMRVRMHLSDSEQPNAFATLGGHVIVTRGLLQSVSSENALAMVLAHEIAHVEHRHPIQALGRSAVVSLVWAVLAGATGQSAVQDVLGNAGLLTMLGFNREMERVADRDALATLRARYGHTRGAAEFFRTLQARRGGESAEWTGLFQTHPRTAERLQTIARRAADTSDAAVEPLPEPIAALAEPG from the coding sequence ATGACCGCGCCGGACGGCAATCCGCGACCCCGGGAGGGCATCAACAGCACGGAGACCAGCGGTCTCGGCGAGTTCGCGATCCTGGTCTGTGGGCTCGGGTGCGCTGCCGTGGCGCTCACGGCGATCCTGACCCTGTCCGTCGGCTGGCTCGCGCCGTGGATCCCGTTCTCCTGGGAGACGGCGGTCGCCGGCGATGTCGATCCGGCGGGGGAGACGGAGCACCCGCGCGCGGAAGCGGCCCTCCAGGAACTGTCGGAAGAACTCGCGCGGCATGCGGAGCTGCCCGCGGGCATGCGGGTGCGGATGCACCTCAGTGACAGTGAACAGCCCAATGCGTTCGCCACGCTCGGCGGTCACGTGATCGTGACAAGAGGGCTGCTGCAGTCCGTGTCTTCGGAGAACGCGTTGGCGATGGTGCTGGCGCACGAGATCGCACACGTCGAGCACCGGCATCCGATTCAGGCGCTTGGACGCAGCGCCGTCGTCAGTCTGGTCTGGGCCGTACTCGCGGGGGCGACCGGCCAGTCGGCCGTGCAGGACGTGCTCGGCAACGCGGGCCTGCTGACCATGCTGGGGTTCAACCGCGAAATGGAGCGGGTCGCGGACCGCGATGCCCTCGCGACGCTGCGTGCACGCTACGGCCATACCCGTGGGGCGGCCGAATTCTTCCGCACCCTGCAGGCCCGCCGGGGCGGCGAGAGCGCGGAGTGGACCGGGCTGTTCCAGACCCACCCGCGCACCGCGGAGCGGCTGCAGACGATCGCCCGCCGTGCGGCCGACACATCGGACGCCGCGGTTGAGCCGTTGCCCGAGCCCATC